A window of the Eulemur rufifrons isolate Redbay chromosome 6, OSU_ERuf_1, whole genome shotgun sequence genome harbors these coding sequences:
- the SDHAF2 gene encoding succinate dehydrogenase assembly factor 2, mitochondrial yields the protein MAVATVFSTLARMLALSRRSLFSPSLSTTLFRRFYRGDSPTDSQKDMIEIPLPPWQERTDESIETKRARLLYESRKRGMLENCILLSLFAKEHLQHMTEKQLNLYDRLINEPSNDWDIYYWVTEAKPAPEIFENEVLALLRDFAKNKNKEQRLRAPDLEYLFEKSR from the exons ATGGCCGTGGCCACCGTTTTCTCTACTCTGGCGCGG ATGCTTGCTCTGTCAAGGCGCAGCCTGTTTTCTCCTTCGCTCAGCACAACATTGTTCAGACGCTTCTACAGAGGTGACAGCCCAACAGATTCTCAAAAAGACATGATTGAAATCCCTTTGCCTCCATGGCAGGAAAGAACTGATGAATCCATAGAAACCAAAAGAGCCCGCCTACTCTATGAGAGCAGAAAAAGGGGAATGTTGGAAAACTGCATTCTCCTTAG CCTCTTTGCTAAAGAACATCTGCAGCATATGACAGAGAAGCAGCTGAACCTCTATGATCGTCTGATTAACGAGCCTAGTAATGACTGGGATATTTACTACTGGGTCACAG AAGCAAAACCAGCcccagaaatatttgaaaatgaagtcTTGGCACTGCTGAGAGActttgctaaaaacaaaaacaaagagcagAGACTGCGTGCCCCAGATCTTGAATACCTCTTTGAAAAGTCACGTTGA